Part of the Thermococcus barossii genome is shown below.
CCCTCATATTCCTCACGCGCTTCGTTCTCAAAAGCCTCGCGTAGAAGGGTCTGCCGAACTCCTCAAGGATGGGCACCGCTTCCTCCATCAGACTCCTTTCCGCCTCCCCGAGGAGCAGGATGGGCACGTACGGCTCATCGAGGAGCTCCCTGAGGGGACCTTCAATCTCCCCCAGGGTTCTGCCGCCCCCGAGGCTTGAGACCTTCAGAAAACCACCGTAGTTTCTTTCGTTTATGTACTGAAGGGCCTTGGCGTCTTTTCTGGCCCTGACTATGAGATGGAACATGGAAAAAGATTTTAGGGTAAGCTTAAAACCTTTGCCGCCGATGATGAAAACTCCCTGCCCCGAACGGTGAGGAGAACCGGCTCCCTGAGGCGGTAATGGACCCCCAACACTTGTCTATGACACCCCCGAGAACAGTTCCGGTGGAGAACGCAACCATCAGTAAAATCGTTTTTGCAGGGAGGTTTGGTGGACCGGGCGGGATTTGAACCCGCGGCCTCCGCCTTGCGAGGGCGGCGCTCATACCAGGCTGAGCTACCGGCCCGCACCCGGTTATATGGGAACCGTCTCGCCTTTAAAAAGTTTTGGTATAAACCAGGGGATTGGTAAACATTTCTGAGTTTAATTTCCACTGGAAAGGAAGGACTTTTAACTTAAAGGTGCCAATCAAACCCGGTGGTTGGATGGACGCGCTTAACTTTCACAGGAACAACTTCCCCGGCAACGGGAAGATCGAGGTCATCCCCAAGGTTCCGCTCACGAGGGAAACGCTGAGCCTGGCATACACCCCCGGCGTGGCGGAGGTTTCGATGGCAATAGCGAACGGAGAAGACCCCTGCGAGTACACCAACAGGTGCAACACGATAGCCGTTGTAAGCGACGGAACAAGGGTTCTCGGCCTCGGCGACATAGGTCCTTTCGGGGCGCTCCCGGTCATGGAGGGAAAGGCGCTCCTCTTCAAGGCCTTCGGCGGTGTTGACGCGTTCCCGCTCGTTTTAGCTGAGAAGGACCCGGAAAGGTTCATCGAACTCGTCAAGGCAGTTTCTCCCTCCTTCGGCGGGATAAACCTCGAAGACATAGCCTCACCCAAGTGCTTCTACATCCTTGAGAGGCTCCGGGGTGAGCTGAACATCCCCGTCTTCCACGATGACCAGCAGGGGACAGCTTCCGTTGTGCTGGCAGGACTGATAAACGCCCTTGAAGTGGTCGGGAAGAGCCTCGACGAAATAACCGTGGCCCTCTTCGGGGCGGGTGCAGCGGGCTTCGCGACGCTCAGAATCATCACTGCGGCGGGGGTTAAGCCCGGGAACGTCTGCGTCGTCGAAATCGTGGAGGGTAGGCCAAGGATTCTGACTCCCGATCTGCCCTTGGAGAATCTCTTCCCGTACCGCGGGGAACTGCTGGAGAAGACGAACGG
Proteins encoded:
- a CDS encoding NAD(P)-dependent malic enzyme — its product is MDALNFHRNNFPGNGKIEVIPKVPLTRETLSLAYTPGVAEVSMAIANGEDPCEYTNRCNTIAVVSDGTRVLGLGDIGPFGALPVMEGKALLFKAFGGVDAFPLVLAEKDPERFIELVKAVSPSFGGINLEDIASPKCFYILERLRGELNIPVFHDDQQGTASVVLAGLINALEVVGKSLDEITVALFGAGAAGFATLRIITAAGVKPGNVCVVEIVEGRPRILTPDLPLENLFPYRGELLEKTNGEGLEGGPEEALQGADVLISFTRPGPGVIKPEWIEKMADDAIVFPLANPIPEILPEDAKKAGARIVATGRSDYPNQVNNLLGFPAIFRGALDVRAETITDGMIIAASKAMASVIEPSEEEIISSPFHPEVHPRVARAVAEEAVKEGVARRKISGEEVEENLRRWRKFYEDMIAPISAGR